The Oncorhynchus mykiss isolate Arlee chromosome 8, USDA_OmykA_1.1, whole genome shotgun sequence genome includes the window gctttacctagcagagacttgtagataacctgtagccagtgggtttggcgacgagtatgaagcgagggccaaccaacgagagtgtacaggtcgcaatggtgggtagtgtatggggctttggtgacaaaacagatggcactatgatatactgcatccagtttgttgagtagagtgttggaggctattttatagatgacatcaccgaagttgaggatcggtaggatggtaagttttacgagggtatgtttggcaacatgagtaaaggatgctttgttgcgatataggaagccgtaatgtaggatatgtacagtatatgcactTCTATTCATTTTCTTGACCAAATCATTTCAATGTTGAACAACTTTGTTAAAGAGTAGTTcaggtatatatttttaaatgctgCACTGTACATGAAATTGAAATGCTACATACAATACATGActaaaagtatatggacacctgctcgtcgagtATCTCatatcattaatatggagttggtcccccctttgctgctataacagcctccactcttctgggaaggctttccactagatattagagcattgctgcagggacttaaTTCCATTCAGGCACAAGAACATTACTGAGGTTCCGGGACTGAtgctgggcgattaggcctggctcgcagtcagcgttccaattcatcccaagggtgttcaatggggttgaggtcagggctctgtgcaagccagtcaagttcttccacactgaactcaacaaaccatttctctatGAACCTCgccttgtgcacgggggcattgtcatgctgaaacaggaaagggcagaatcgtctagaatgttattgtatactgtagtgttaagattccccttcactggaattaaggggcctagcccgaaccatgaaaaatagccccagaccattattcctcctccaccaaactttgcagTTGACACTATACTTtcgggcaggtagagttctcctggtatccgccaaacccagattcatccgtcggatttcaagatggtgaagcgtgattcatcactccagagaacgtgtttccactgctccagtccaatggcagcgtgctttacacccctccaaccaACGCTTGGCGTTGCGCATgatgatcttaagcttgtgtgcagctgctcagccatgaaaacccatttcatgaagctcccaatgaacagttaatgtgctgatgttgcttccaggggcagtttggaactcggtagtgagtgttgcaaccgaggacagattacTTTTACGCGCTAAGCGTTTCAGCattcggcggtcccattctgtaagATTGTGTAgcttaccacttcgcggctgagccgttgttgctcctagacatttccacttcacaataacagcacttacagttgaccgggacagctgtagcagggcagaaatttgacgaactgacttgttggaaaggtggcatcttatgacggtgccacgttgaaagtcactgagctcttcagtaaggccattctactgccaatgcttgtctatggagattgcatggctgtgtgctcgattttgtaTACCTGTCACGGCTGTCGGACGTAACCGTGTGACGACTGACGCTCCAATTAAAATTGAAGAAGACACTTCTGCTCGATTAACCAGTTCCGTTTCTTCTACATTCTAACATTTATAAGCTGGTGTGTTATTTATGGATAAAGCGAGCAAGATCGAGTGGCTGGCGTATTCTGGTAATGTTTGGGCGCCCAGCATCATTTTTGTTTTACAAAGTGCAGTAAATTTCGGAGCAGACGGTTGACGAGTGCACCTGTGACCTCACCTGTCATAGCGCTCAACGTGCATGTCAATATGAATACTAAGCAGGTCAAACCACACGCACCTTCAAACATCATTCAACAGAATCAGAGGGAAAGCTTGATGCATTATTGATATATTAAGTAACACTCTGCAGGACGGCTGAATGTTCTAACGTTATTGACTGGCATTGAGACGTCTGTTTTTATTGAGAAAATACGTTCTCTCCTTTCTATGGAGGCCTATTGGACAGAGACATATCCTGTCTATTTAACTTGTGAAAGTGTGTATTGAGAAGTCTATTCTATGATATTGTGTACCCACTTCTGATCACTTGGGATTAATGCAGATCCTGTGAATGATCTAGGAGTAAATGGAGCAAAGGTCCAAACAGTTCTGAAGTTATTGTAGTACGAGCTATCATCTTTTATCACAATATGATAGGGGCGACTGAGGGCAATTTTGACCGTTTTTGTATTTTACTCTTTTGCTCAGAGACCACTTGAACAAGTCTAGTAActttttgttatatatatataaataaacgtACATCTGTCTCCTAATCATTCATACCATTTCTATGTCTATACATAAGACGGTCAGCTCACAGTATTGATTTGAATCAGAAAAGTCCGGAAGTCTGCTACATTTGCCCTGGTGCCAGGGGTAGCTGCAGTAGCTGGGTTCAAATGTAGCAACTAAAAAATATTGAATTGTCTATTATCATAGACACGTAATGATTGTGTAAGAAATATGAGTATGTCTTTGTACGAAACCAATATTTATAGTAACACCCATTATTTTGCATGGTCATTCAGTTCCTCTGAAAACATCTGAATTCTCTGATGGTGCCCAGATGATATGTGTTTACAACTTCTTTGTCACTCTACAGGACCCCAAGGCTATTTAAAGTTATTATTTGGATaattcatgtacagtgccttcagaacgtattcagaccccttgactctttccacatatgCTAGCCttatttaaaatgttatttaaaaaaatatgttttcccctcaatctacacacagtatcccataatgacaaagcaaaaaacagtttttagaaTTTATTGCAAATGTTTTAATAAAAAGccaactgaaatattacatttacctaagtattcagaccctttactcagtactttgtggaagcacctttggcagcgattacagcattgagtcttcttgggtatgacgctacaagcctggcacacctgtatttggggagttctcccattcttctctgcagatcctctcaagctctgtcagattagatggggagcgttgcgacacagctattttcaggtctctccagagaggttcgatcaggctctggctgggcctctcagggacattcagagacttgtcccgaagccactcctgcgttgacttggccgtgtgcttagggtcgttgtcctgttggaaggtataCGTTCACCctagtctgagatcctgagtgctctgtagcaggttttcatcaaggatctctctgtactttgctccgttcatctttgcatATATCctgacatccccacagcatgatgctgccaccaccatgcttcgccgtagggatggtgccaggtttcctcctgacgtgacacttggcattcaggccaaagagttcaatcttggtttcatcagaccagagaatcttgtttctcatggtctgagagtctttaggtgccttttgccaaactccaagcgagctgtcacgCGCCTTTCACTGGAATgttctcccgtctccacagagaaactctagagtTCTGTCggaatgaccatcgggttcttggtcatctccctgaccaaggcccttctcccccgattgtttgGAGGCTctaagagtcttggtagttccaaactttttaatttaagaatgatggaggccactgtgttcttggggaccttcaatactgcagatattttttcgtacccttctccagatctgtgcctcaacacaatcctgtctcggtgctgtacggacaattcctttgacctcatggcttggtttttgctctgacatgcactgtcaactgttggaccttatatagacaggtgtgtgcctttccaaatcatgtccaatcaattgaatttaccacaggtgtactccaatcaagttgtagaaacatcttgaggatgagcaatggaaacaggacgcacctgagcttattttcgagtctcatggcaaagggtctgaatacttccataaataatgtctttcttttatcaattttagaacaaggctgtaacgtaacaaaatgtggaaaaagtcaaggggtctgaatactttccgaaggcactgtataattgcCCCCAACCCAACAGCCATGACAAAACCTCATATGCCTAGCAAGAGACAACAAAATTGACACCTGTCATTCATGTCAATGTTTGGCCAACAGAGTGATGAAAATTCTGGGTATGTACCGTGTGAGTTTTATCACTCTAGCTTGTGTTACACTTGCCCCCTGTTACAATTTCCCCCAGTCTCCCCTACCTGCCATTCTAAGTTATTTTAACATGGTCTTCAGGCACTCCCTATTACACAGTGAGATAGCAATGACATACGGTCTAAAATtatcctgagtggtgcagcatcttcctccctccctacactGTAACAAACAAGACCACATCTTAACCATACTGACACACTTCCTGGCTTCTAGCTTGTGGACAGCCTGCTGTCTTTGGTAATGAGCGCTGCATTATATAGCCCAGTTATACTGACAGttatctttctttctccctttccccatccccctctctacctttcactctctctcccaggcAGTGGCGAAGCCGGCACGTGGCGTTAGGCGAGAGGATGTTGTGTCTCTGGCCCAGTGTGAGAGCCTCCCTCCGGGAAAGTTGCCGTTGGTCGCGGGGCCCAACGGGCCACTGACCTCCCCCTCCCTTGTCTCTGTGATTTATGGCTACTGGGGATCTGGCCACTGCAGAATCCTCTTTCACTTTCACattcacaaacacatacactgcACCACTGGACAGAGCCACACACACTGCACCAGCTTCGCCAGTGCTGCCCCACAGGGTGATTCCGCCACACACTGAATAACAGaatctctctcagcctccacacGCACTGAGGGACTGAGCTGCACAAACACACTGCTTTTCTCTACCCCATAGAGCCTCATATTGCACTCTGTGTGCTATACATGCCCCTCACACACCCCTCTGTGTATCTTCCACTCCCCCTCAGTGTGTGGATTAGCATCCCAGTATCAGTCATGGACCGTCAGCCATATAGCACCTCACAGTGGCGCCTGCTTTACTAGCAGGGGGGGATCAATGGAACTGCGCTGAGTGATGAGATGATGTTCCTGTGTTCGCATGGCCTGAGAAATGACCTACCAGCAGCCCTGCAAAGACTGacacaccccccctcccccacgaCTTCACTGTTTTTACTCACTGGACTGACTCTCAATAGATTAACTGTATGACTCACTGGTGTTCCCACAGGAACCCATTATTTTTCTAAACTCGGACACCGTGAACTGGAGGTGAGGGCCAGCAGGCGGTCGGGTCCAGTCCTCGCCATGGTGTTGCCACCTCCGGACAAACGCCACGTGTGCCTGACCACCATCGTCATCATGACCAGCATGGCCTTCATGGACGCCTACCTGGTGGAGCAGAACCAGGGGCCCAGGAAGATCGGCGTGTGCATCATCGTGCTGGTCGGGGACATCTGCTTCCTCATCGTGCTGCGCTACGTGGCCGTGTGGGTGGGCGCCGAGGTACGCACGGCCCGCCGCGGCTACGCCATGATCCTCTGGTTCCTCTACATATTTGTGCTGGAGATCAAGCTCTACTTCGTCTTCCAGAACTGCAAGGCAGATAGGAAGTCTCTGGAGACTGTGGCCCGGAAAGCCTTGACTCTGTTACTGTCTGTGTGCGTCCCAGGGCTTTACTTGGTTCTAGTGGCTCTGGACAACATGGAGTACGTGAGGACCTTCAGGAAGAAGGAGGACATGCGGGGGAGGCTCTTCTGGGTGGCTCTAGATCTTCTGGATCTTCTGGACATCCAGGCCAACCTGTGGGAGCCTCAGCGGACCGGCCTGCCAATCTGGGCCGAGGGACTGATGTTTTTCTACTgctacatcctcctcctcatcctgccCTGCGTCTCGCTCAGTGAGATCTCCATGCAAGGGGAGCACGTGTCGCCCCAGAAGATGATGCTCTATCCCATCCTTAGCCTAGTCACCATCAACGTGGTCACCATCCTGATCCGTGGGGTCAACATGGTCCTGTTCCAGGACAGTAGAGTCTCAACCATCTTCGTGGGCAAGAACGTGGTGGCGATCGCTACGAAGGCGTCCACGTTCCTGGAGTACCGGCGTCAAGTGAAGGAGTTCCCCCATCCGCAGAACACCATGGCGTTGGAGCTGCAGCAGAACTCGGTGTGCCATGGACATGCGCCCCACACATCGCACTCGCAGACCCTGCCCAACTCCACCAACCTGCCCCACGAACCCTCGCCAGCTCGCAACATAGACACATGACCGCCAGACACATGAGTCACTCCACTGTTGTGATCAGTGACTAACCAAAACCCTAAGTTCTGGCTGGACTTGTTCTATCTATCCAGCCGTGGAGATGTTGGTGTTAAGAGAGAAATGGGTTTCAAGACAGGATTGTATTGTTCTTCCTGTCATACAACTGTGAACAACTGTGGATATAACAACTAGAGGGATATTTATAGCCTAGACTGTCTgttggagaaggagaaagattCACCTTCTTGATTCTGACAAGAAGGAACTGACATGGTTTTTATTGAATTGTGTATCGAATTGTGTTTTTAAATTAACCGTTTTAAAACTTTATTAATAATATCGGACAATCTCCATATTCTGCAGCTCAGTGATGTACGTATGTTGTGTAACAGTAAATTGGAAAATGTGTTCCTCCCTGAATATATATGGGATTTTTTTCAAATGCCCCTTTTCGACCGTCCATTGCGTGGCTTTTATTCTTTGTTGTCCTTAGAAACGGAGGTACACCCCTCGCTCTGAAGAAGCACTTCAgttggagtggagaaagagaggatggagagaacgGGAAGGAGAAAGGGTCAATAAGAAGGTTTGTTTGAGCCGCGGTGGGGGGATGGGTGGCAATAGAAGAGTAAAATTCAGCCTCTGCTTAGTTCTGCTGAGAAAGGAGCCTGCTGCCTCTGTCAGTGTGATGTTTTATGACCAAATGTCTGATAAAAGCACCAGAGCTCAGCACTATACACTCCACTCAAGGCAGccaactctctgtgtgtgtgggcggatgggggggggggggggggggagcgtgTGAAACTGTATTTTCATGTACTGTAAGCGTGTGGCTTAACAAAAGTGGGTGTGAAAGAAACAACAAAGGGGAGAAGAGATGTGTTCATGTCAGAAAAACAGAAGGGAGAAAGATCGTGCTGATTTCCCTTACTGTACAGCCTTGAAGTCAAAAAATGCAGAGAAGTGCAGACCTTGCCTCGTTGACAAACGTTGAAATATAAATGTACAATCCAACCTGAGAACTGCAAACTATTTCTACTTAACTGATGAAGTGAGTGTTAAAGTATTATTCATatgattaatattattattatgtacATTCTTTACAAAAAACGTTATGTTGGAGGCAAGTAATGTTTTAATAAAAGTGTCCAAAGAATGTGAGAGATTTGTCTTTCTCTTAACCCACAGTCTCTGACTTGGAGGCTACATAACCGAGGACGTGCTGTAGTACTCAGCATTATACAGAAGAGGAATGTAACCTTTTAAGGAGCCAGGTTAAAAAGGATCCAAAATGTACTTTTGTCTACAAGAAAATTGATTCATTCTCTTTTCAGTTTTTCTAAAGAAAaccgatgtaaaaaaaaaataagacaaATTAACAATTCCATTGAATGCACTTTTTCCAAATAGCACTTacatatttttctattttctcctATTGTCTGAACTCTTCCATGGCCCCTGTCAAATCACACTTCAAACGCTATGTGAACTCTGATGTTGCCATGGAAACATTGTTACATGGGCCAACCCTGGCATTACAGAGAGAGTTCAGCCACGTGAACAATGTACTATTATGTAACCGGAATGATCCATGCACAGGTCAACCACAGGTAACAGCACTCCAAGACACAAtggagaatcctcagggcccttTGACCCCATCAACAATAACTGACTGGAACTCAGTGACTGTGCCCTTTAACCTACGGAAAGGAAAGAAAGGCAGCACCTGACGACAGCAAATGGAAGAATGACAATTCTCTTTTTTCCATTCTTTGAAAATGAGCAGTGCCCTTTCAACTTTACACTATTGCTTTAAGATTAAAGAGGATACGAACagaaatactgttgtgaagatCATTCAGCTTACTAGAAGGTATAAATGTGGGTTTGTTACATCTTCGCCTTGCTCTCAGTGTGTCTCCAGCTCAGGGCACAGTTGTTCCAATAACACACAACACCACGTTAACACCACCACAGATTGCCATTATTGTTTGAATAAATCTTGTCAGAGGGGAGAGAAAGTAAATGGCAAACTTGGAAATAGGGATAAATTACCTGTAGCCGCCTTAGCAGGAGCTCACCTTAGCGAGAACTCTTGCAGGGCGAGACTCATTCACAAATCAACCAGAGCCTGTGCATCTGGAAATTAACTGTGTTCCCTCCATATGTAATAAGGTTTGTGAAGCACTTTCTATCTCTACCTACCTGTGATTTATTTTGCATCCATAACTTGGTGAAATATTCAATTTCGAGAACATTAATTCAGGACGGCGTGCATAGAGGCGATAAGGGGACTCAGGCGAGCTACTGTAGTGCGGGTGTTGTGGGTGTTGACCAACCTTGCTGACTCGACTGTTTCTCCAATCTCCATGCGGCTGGTCTATCCTCTGCTCTACTACGCCCCAAACCCTTGAATCACTTAGCCAGCCACGCTAGCTGCCCTGAGCCCAATACCACTTCCCACTGTGTGAGAAGGAGCCCCATCTATATGGAAATACAGGTACTGGAGCTCTGCCTCTGGTGGGTACATGTCATTCACACTTTTGCCACTAGAGACCTCATCAACAaattgagagaaagggagggttaTTCCAAATGACGCCTTGTTCTTTTTATAGTGCACATATTTTGACCAGGGCAATAACACACGCACAAGGGAAATAAACAACACTGTCCCCGAAAAGTTTTCAAAATACATCAAGACTTTACCACCTCACCCAACACACCTTTTCCTGTAGGCCTAGTCAGAAGCCATTTCTCATTTTCAATGCCTTTCTCTGGAGCCTAAACCAATCAAAAAATGCTTGAATCCCCGTGAGCGACACAACACATAACTTTAACATTAATGAAATGTATACTGAGGCAAACATTTCACCCACCTTTCAGATCAAATATCTGCATACCTTTCAGTTATGTCCATCCCAATGAAATAATTCCATGCGCCCGCTTGGCTTTTGTCTTCATGAACTTTCACTCAAAATGCAAAGCACACTACTAAAATTCTGCCCAGACATTCCGTCTAACCTTGCAGAAACCGCTGGAGTTCATCACTCAAGATTAGTTCCTTTCTCGAGGTCGGGTTGTCAGATTAGCTCAATCGCCAATTTCTCAGCCTCTGGGTTTCGCAGAAACACAACACTTTTAAATGAATGATGTGACAAATGTTCCTAACAAGTGGCTATGGATGAAATGCATCAAAATATATTCTCAAAACATGAACAAATAGACTACAATGTATATATTTCTTCAACTGCAACAGAGGGCGCCCTAGCAGTGGAGGTATTTTATGCAGTGGAGCATATTTTCTTGCCCAGAGTGAGGCTTTTATTTGCAAGTGGAGATACTAGCCAGTGACTGTACAATACttacaaataaaaatagaacacgggagtatactacaaagcaggttCAATGACTTAGCCAGCTAACATCAAAATAGACAGCCAGAAATAACTCTAGATtttctggttcattaagaaaGCTAAACTTGGTTGTTCAGATAACTAGACCATGCCCATTTAATTCTTATCTTTCTGTATCAGTCGTCCGTTCtcatcccttgcttgctagctagccatctacggctaatttacagtcacgtcaaacagtgcagacagaataacagtttaagctgttttctagtgacatttggATACAtgcataacaatgagctaataagTAGCGATTTCTCCTGGCGTATAAAAAGTTCTCTCTCGTCAGGAAGGAGCTAGccaacttcaaactgaagctggaaagactgcaaactagctgcactttgtttcaTTTTTACCTTTTTTTCAAATTCCATTTCTTTGTATATCCATAAAAaggatgccagctgattcatgatttcgactggctgaaatacgatgcctgtctgtctgtcttgtctacaCTACCGaccccgacacgttcattactatgggacagctggagatcgaatttgaatatcgaaacaatgttgcaaatgtcggagaaacagacagcaaggtttatacaaatctcttcgttgttgaaaacaaaatgtgagataatgtctagatgctttttaaagtggagatcaagtttataacttgcctggctgggctgatgagacagtggattgcgctgtcagatggaacagagtaaataggcattttaacgtcatagatttagcctgtggtaacttgtggaatagacaccagctggaatgcgATTTTAACAAATCtacattcaggattagacccgcCCGTTGTATAAACAATGATTAATTAACAAACAAAGGCAATAATTGTTTTATCAGTAAGAAGTGGTATTTTGATTGGTATAGTTATTGTTATATTTTCTCACAAGCCTTAGATTAGATTTGTATTGGGAGTACAATTGTAACATTTGTTACAATGAACCCCTTACCTAAAATGCAATGGTATTTAGACACATTCACATAATGATATAAACTGTCACTTCTTTACATCAAGTTTGCCAATACAACTAAGATAATACCCTAGAAAAAGTATATTCATATTCAAGTCATACTCATACTTTTGAATTGTAAAAGTATATTTGACTACTCTTTTTTAGGGCAATATTACATGACTAAAAGATCAAAGGAAAATGTTTTTCTATCAGATTCAAATCAGAGAAGATTTCAATTACCTCTCATTTTTGCCATTGAAGACCGTGTAATAATTAACCCTGCAGCCTGTTACAATTAGCCATGTGAGAAATACATGGGGGGCATTTTACCACCACTTTTGGTTGAATTGTAAACGACTGGTATGTCCTAGAAATGTTGTTACAGTGTGTAAAGGTGGCTAACACCATACTCAAACCGGCCGCGCGCAAAtagattttgtccccccacaccaaacatgATCActacacgcaggttgaaatatgaCTTCTATTTAAGCACTTGGCAACACAGACGCTTGTTTTCGCACACAAGCAGTgcgggtgcaataattgaatacatgtatgtttacatttattttgcaacgcacaCAACGCgagcagtgtggtcagcatgttagataTGTTGTATGTTGTTTGTATACAAATATTATGAATCTACCTCAAATAATATTTTCTAAATAAGCAAAACCTATAAGTGTTACTTTGTGCCCCGGTCTCATGAAGAACAAACAAGGTAAACATTTACATTTCTTTAGATTTGCCTTCAAGTTGTAATTGGTAAACATATACCCTGGGAAACAAAACCTCTGGATAGTGAAACGCATGTTACATAAACAATTATATTAGTGGGAGACGCACAAGGTGCAGGTAGGTAACAACaactccaccccgctgatcctcaacactgggtccccacaagggtgcgttctcagccctctcctgtactccctgttcacccacgactgcgtggccatgcacgcctccaactcaaatcaccaagtttgcagacaacactacagtggtaggcttgattaccaacaacgacgaggcgGCCGACAGGGATGAGGTgaaggccctcggagtgtggcgtCGGGAAAATGACCTCACATTCAATGTCAACAAAAGAAagtagatgatcgtggacttcaggaaacagcagagggagcagccccctatctacattgacggaacagtagtggagagggtggagagttttaagttcctcgccgtatacatcacagacaaactgaaatggtccacccacacagacagcgtggtgaagaaggcgcagcagcgcctcttcaatctcaggaggctgaagaaattcagcttgtcaccaaaaacacacacacttttacaggtgcacaatcgagagcatcctgtcgggctgtatcaccgcctggtacagttgctccgcccacaaccagaaggctctccagagggtagtgaggtctgcacaacgcatcaccgggtgcaaactacctgccctccaggacacctacaccacccgatgtcacaggaaggccataaagatcatcaaggacaacaaccacccgagccactgcctgttcaccccgctatcatccagaaggcgaggtcagtacaggtgcatcaaagcggggaccgagagactgaaaaacagcttctatctcaaggccatcagactgttaaacagccatcactaacattgagtggctgctacaaacatactgactcaaatctctagccactttaataatggaaaaatttatgtaatcaatttatcactagccactttatataatgtttacataccctacattactcatctcatatgtatatactgtacaccctaccatctactgcatcttgccatcgagatgtaatgtatcactagccactttaaacaatgccgcttcatataatgttttcataccctacattactcatctcatatgtatatactgtactctataccatctactgcatcttgcctatgccgttcgaccagcactcatttatatatttttatgtacatattcgtattcattcctttacacttgtgtgtataaggtagttgttgtgaaagtgtttggttatattacttgttagatcttactgcatggtcggaaactagaagcacaagcatttcgctacactcgcattaacatctgctaaccatgtgtatgtgacaaataaatttgatttgacaaccAAAGCTTTCGGTGCCAAACACATTGCCGATGCTCCCAACTCAAACTCTAATACATGTCTCTTCTTGTTCACAGGGGATCAACAATCAAAAGACATGGCCTTACACATAATATTTAATTAAATACTCATAATCCAATAAACCACGTCAGATGTCGGTTATTTCGAGTTTATTGGTACACCCGTTAGTCAATCTATTTAACATAGTAAAAACATCCAcatcaaaatccatcagtttaaactagagagatccgttttttgcatgggctgtgtctcaatccaccacatccgcctgTTAGCCTTTCGTATCTGTGGTGGAAAGTGGCTGGGTAAGTTACAGccatgtttgtcagaccaggagacatccgaAAAATCGGTCTTCTAACAAAAATGTCTGTAGCGTCCATACGGTTTGGCCGACTAACTAATATGATATTCGGTATTCTCTGTTTTGGGACTTGTCTGGTGTTAACCCAGTACCCGTTAAAACAATTTGTGGAATATGGAGGTAGTTTAGTTCCaacaaaaaagggg containing:
- the LOC110529772 gene encoding transmembrane protein 121; its protein translation is MVLPPPDKRHVCLTTIVIMTSMAFMDAYLVEQNQGPRKIGVCIIVLVGDICFLIVLRYVAVWVGAEVRTARRGYAMILWFLYIFVLEIKLYFVFQNCKADRKSLETVARKALTLLLSVCVPGLYLVLVALDNMEYVRTFRKKEDMRGRLFWVALDLLDLLDIQANLWEPQRTGLPIWAEGLMFFYCYILLLILPCVSLSEISMQGEHVSPQKMMLYPILSLVTINVVTILIRGVNMVLFQDSRVSTIFVGKNVVAIATKASTFLEYRRQVKEFPHPQNTMALELQQNSVCHGHAPHTSHSQTLPNSTNLPHEPSPARNIDT